The DNA segment GGTTAGCAATTTGTAAATGTACTATCCGTTAGCCACCCAGTAAAATATTGGACGGATTGGTATCGAATTAGCGATTTATCGGCTAATCAAATAGacaataaaaattacataaataagtAAGACATTAAACAATAGATAGACGATCCAATCACAATCACAATCACACTCCAGTACGCTAATGATGCTCTCATTGTTAATGATAgtttcttcttctttaattcttatacAATAAGCAAGCTAAAATATAAATAGAGGATCCTTAACCACTAATAAAATTCAGTTAACATAAATTCTGGATATAGATTTGCTTCAATTACCAAGCTAAATGATTTATTTGAGCAGAAAGATATCAAACTATCCAGATCCGCATACTCCTACCCCCAAAACAAGTCATAATGACGTTGAAGCTCAAGCTGCTAAGAAGTTGCTTCATAATgggtaaaaatataaatataataatttttaaaaggtTAACGGTTTATTTGATAAGAAAATTAAGTAATCCGCTCGATAAATcattaattataaaattttaatatattCAACAACCATTAATCTAATAATTCGATATTAATAAGTCATTAAGTCATTATTGTAGTTCAGTTAATAAATACGATTCGATTTTGAACGGTGTTGATCAGTTTGACCATAATAAGTAATTGTGTGACAATATTGTCAAGTCAAACCAAAAGAAGTTCGGTGATATGTATACTAACTTATATACGCGTCTCGTCTTCATAGCATCATTTTGGTTTAAAATCATGGACTCAAATTGATTCCTAAAAGTGATGTACGATGACTACACTATGTAATAATCACATGCGCAACAGCGCAAGAACTTGAATAATGAACTTATTTATTTAGAGGCCGTTTGCTAGTTGGTCAGGATAAAAGTTATTCATGTATTGGGGCGATATAACTTATACAATGTTTGGTAGCCATTAGCTATTTTGTACAAAATTTAGCATAATTAATATATCATGTTTGGTTGTTATTTTACAATTCTACATAAATAATACATGTATAAGTTATGAGTCAATCCGTGTATTATTTTATAAGGAATAGAAGATGGAATAACTAATACATGCATTAGTAATACATGGATAAAATATTGAAATAGCAAATTTACCCCTATCACTTTACACATAAAGGCTTCCTTCAATAGATTGATCTGTATCAAACTTTTCGGAGAGCAAGCATGTAGATATTGATGCATCACTGCTGGGCTCTTCCTCTTCTCAATCTATTATTAAagacaaaatcaataaataagtATTTTACTTTGAAATTTATATAATGTATATCAATTTCTAATATAACAAACCAAATATTCAAAAAAACAATCCTCACGTAATCAATtcatgtataactaatacttgcatTACTTGTTCTTGCATAACtaatatatgtatatctaatacCTGCATAACTCTAACCAATAACTAAACGACCACTAAGAGTTCTCGAAGTGTCCAACATAGTATAAAGTGGTAAATGAACAATAAAGTAGACAAGGGTGAAGCTAGCCTATTAGGTACATGTTCAATCGAACTAAATAACTTTTGCTTAGACTTTGTATTTATAttagaaaatttattaaatatgtataataTTTAATTGTGAATTCAGTAATTAAGACGAACTATGAGTGTTGCGACAAATTTAGAACCCATAAATATTAAATCTTGATTTCGTCTTAGAAACGAATgcaattatttcttttttaagATCTTAATAACTAAAGATTCTATTGATATTTGTATACCCCAGAATTAGAGTAGCAATTGTGCTTCCTAAAagtttcaaaagtgttttttgaagaaaaaaacgTTATTTTTTCTGCGATTATTCACAAGCACTTATTTTTTTCCTAAAATTTTGATCAAACACCTCAAGTTTCTAAATAGGTActtttttatttaataaaaaaggtgttttttttaatttccgaTAAGCTTGGCCAAATATGCTATTAGTTGTACGAAGATTCAGAGTGAAAATAGCACGGACTAGCCAGTTTTGGGACTGGTCATTAAAAATAGTCAGCGTAGTTagtgaaaaatagccactattttgccgCAACACGGGAAGTTCCAGCATAATGTGCTGGAGATCGATGCACCTGTATAGGAACTTCCAGCAAATTTCCAGTACATACACATGTGCaccaatctctagtatattatgctggaactttctgtgttgcggtaaaatagtggttatttttcactAACTTTACAAatgttggctatttttgaatgaccaatccgaaaactggttaGCCCGTGCTATTTATACGAGTTGTGTTCCTAGTGTCATGTCCAGTAGCCcatcgtaaaaattgcacggggcgccctatttggtcgcccccatttaacttatacccatttttttaaaaacttttaacttgtacccactttttaaataacttcagccccctttctcctcctccttcccctttctcctcctccttctaacTTTTACCTTTTATGTACTACGTATTTATTTTTGGTGCTCAGCACACATTAAAACAATTTATGTTTGCTTTAAATGTACATCTGTATTCTGTAATATAATACCTTTGAAGTTGTTGTTCTACTCATAATAAGAATTTATGCTGAATACGCTTGTATATTGATAGTTCTTTATCTTTATCAGGTAGGTTTTAGAAGGGaacttatttaaaataaaatttgaattcaAGAGTATTAATAATTCAGTAAGCAAAAAATAACTGGAGTTTAAAATTACAAAACGAAAGACAAAAAAGCAGAAgctgaagaagaaagaaaagaactggAACACACAaacactaaaaagaaaagagaactaaaataattcagctctagagctgaagttcgacagttacaaaacaaaaacttcagctctagacctgaagttatttagttctcttttctttctagttGATCAACCGCGAAACACCAAAAACAGTAGTGATTgctttcccagttacaacacaaaaacttcagctctagagctgaagcttacaaacaaaaacttcagctctagaggtgAAGTTTACAAAcaaaagcttcagctctagagctgaagttcgatagttacaaaacaaaacttcagctctagagctgaacttcaggctcggctactagaatgctgaagttttgtgtgcctttgctacttcagtcccgtatgcgaaaaagtgggtacgtttgcaattttttttacaaagcgaGCACAAATTAAAACGttacacaaaaagcgggtatagatgcaaatgcccctggCCCATCCATCATTGGGCCATACTTACCTTCGGCCTTTGGCCCATCCAATAAGTACACCTCCCTACAGGCAATCCATACAGCAGACCCATTTTCCATTTACAATCACAACACTCTCAAGCACAGAGCACTGAAAAAAAACCTAACTCGGAGAAAATGAGGCAATTCGATCCGTGGCCGGTCTTCTTCCGCCGTGAATGGAGCCGTAACTGGCCATTCCTCGTCGGCTTCGCCGTCACCGGCGCTATCATCACCAAGCTCTCCCTCGGTTTCACAGGTGAGCACCTACTGTATTACCATTAATTTATACATATATGTTTCAatctctattttttttattaatggaATCTGATTCTGATCTACGTAATGGCTGATTTTGCAGAGGAGGATAGGAAGAACTCTAAATTTGCGATGAGGCACAAGAAGTAAGTGTATTAATATCTTGAGATTTGATTTTGTAGATCTAGGACATTGACTGTTGGATTATGAATCGACGAGTGGTCTATTACGATTGACTTGCTTGGCAGCTTCGTTAAATCATAGtacttatttttttgtttttagtatCTTCGTTAATTGAATGGTCAACGTTCTTTGCTTTATGGGCTTCTTAGTTTCTGTAGTAGCCCTAATTTGCTAGACGTAGTCTGGGATTAAGCCTTTGTTCATATCATTTCTAGTAAACAGGGTTTTGTGTTCGATGGGTGGGAGGAAACAGAAGATGAAATGTTTATGGTGCTTAGAGTAGAGTTGTGTTTTAATAGGAATGTTTTAAAAATGTGCTTCTATAGAAAAGGCTTGTGACTTGTTAGGTTTGTGAGCTTGTCACCGTATGACAAGAAAACAGAGATAAATACTAGAGTGTGATCCTGGGTTTGAGGTGTAGGATTATTTAGTGGACTGTGACTTAATTCCTTCAGGATAGTAGAAAAGAATAAATAGGAAAAGTAATGATATTCTGGTATCTAGAAAtgaaagttttgaaggaagttgtAGAAAGTTGGGGGATATGTTGGGATAATAGAGAGGAGGCTATAGAACTGATGTTAAGTATTGAATGAGGGTAGTGGTCTGAGTAGCAGAAAATTTTCCGGTTAAAAAAAGGAGGTACCATGCATTCAGGATTCAGGAATATGACTGAATGGGTAATACAATTGATGAATTGATTTAGCTGTTAATATTATTAATCAATTTTTCAAGGGCTTAAACCACTCCGAGAGATCGGGTGGATTGTATAACTACCTCTTCTCCCTTCTTGTACACGCTGTGCAAACTGTTACACTAATGTTTCTTTGAACCTCATCTGATATTTGATGTGTACTGTAGTGTTGCTTGTACCATTTCTTTCTCCTTGGATTGTTTTCTCAGGGAATAGGCGTAAAGAGTTATTTGGTGATGTTACAGACATCTTTCAGTAATTGGAAATTATGATTTTATGTTTGCTAAAATGACCTTATTAAGGGATAGTGTTGCTGTTGTTAAGGTCTGAACCAATCTGGATACATTAAAGAATattcttcttttc comes from the Nicotiana sylvestris chromosome 4, ASM39365v2, whole genome shotgun sequence genome and includes:
- the LOC104221240 gene encoding ATP synthase small subunit 6, mitochondrial, giving the protein MRQFDPWPVFFRREWSRNWPFLVGFAVTGAIITKLSLGFTEEDRKNSKFAMRHKK